A genome region from Anopheles stephensi strain Indian chromosome 2, UCI_ANSTEP_V1.0, whole genome shotgun sequence includes the following:
- the LOC118505783 gene encoding zinc finger protein 189 isoform X8, which yields MCAAQTNAPTSFNYAWGFQENQRSDSVVEISPNINYTVGDGTGAMPYLQLPDGASILLKDGKGAISHAGSKGVRRMILVNDASAALPQGTQRIITTGGTATAVTTGHAKKHEVITQPNTTTTLANGQIDTKTKAILTTSGASAFMSPIGPIQLTAEECNDILMKRAAAAVAANNQHAITNNNDGQHTSISVQVQKVIQGLEEGDDSQATTSNHQMKIEPTLSISPKLEAVEMDYNEYVQQEATTPTPNVVPKERPYSCEQCGKSFLLKHHLTTHARVHTGERPHVCVHCGKDFAHKHCLNTHLLLHSTERPYQCQECKKSFTLKHHLLTHSRVHSRERPFVCDQCGRSFPLKRHLVTHSKFHAGERPYVCADCGESFAQDEHLVMHSRFHGSVNPFHCRDCGATFPRKFQLVNHGKIHGRVPHSCTLCGKEFLQKRTLAAHMRIHTGDQPFPCIACGEGFRTKSELNAHNRHTHSGVNPNASNTTIITTNSVVTSNAQQQQAQAQAQQQQQQHQQQHIEVKQIQHYQGQQQQVQDVSNGNIITTIAATGQGSPETSAKPQYACRECGSAFNSREALALHLRLHTGDKSLMTDLCALTAAIPGHLFPAVNQVQIITSSGQVVQQLQPQSPPQQHQQQLQQQAQVVQQHQTQTVVQQQQTQQQQLQHQQQQQQQQQQQQQQQQQHQQQQQQTVVVAQNKPKSHYCTHCGKGFAAKHGLMLHNRRHPNGGCTVRTHVCECGKAFFQKNHLMLHQRQHLEQNQRTGGGVAGGAGAAGQAGQQQQQQASAGQQQLVVIQATNQESMVQQQQQQQQAAVAAQQQQAAAAAAAQQQHQLQQQQAQQQAVAVQQQQAQQQAQQQAQQQQNQNNQHAMRNLVIANQPVQVQVLEGNTTQVIKYEIIHDTSRQSNVE from the exons ATGTGTGCCGCGCAGACAAATGCTCCGACCAGCTTTAATTACGCGTGGGGCTTTCAGGAGAACCAGCGGTCCGACTCGGTGGTGGAGATCAGCCCAAACATTAACTACACTGTCGGCGATGGAACAGGCGCG ATGCCATACTTGCAGCTTCCGGACGGGGCTAGCATTTTGCTGAAGGATGGAAAGGGTGCGATCTCGCACGCCGGCAGCAAAGGCGTCCGTCGCATGATCCTCGTCAACGATGCATCCGCGGCGCTGCCCCAAGGAACGCAACG GATAATTACTACCGGTGGTACTGCGACAGCCGTCACTACCGGCCATGCGAAGAAACACGAAGTTATAA CTCAACCGAATACTACTACCACTCTAGCAAATGGCCAGATTGACACGAAGACGAAGGCGATCCTCACGACGAGCGGGGCCAGTGCGTTCATGTCACCGATCGGACCGATACAGCTGACGGCAGAGGAGTGCAACGATATACTGATGAAGCGGGCGGCCGCTGCAGTTGCTGCCAACAATCAGCATGccatcaccaacaacaacgatGGCCAGCATACCT CGATTTCAGTTCAGGTGCAGAAAGTGATTCAAGGGCTGGAGGAGGGCGACGATTCACAGGCCACCACCTCCAACCACCAGATGAAGATTGAACCGACGCTAAGCATTTCGCCAAAGCTGGAAGCGGTAGAAATGGATTAT AACGAGTACGTCCAGCAGGAAGCAACCACCCCGACACCGAACGTGGTCCCGAAGGAGCGTCCGTACTCGTGCGAACAGTGCGGAAAATCGTTCCTGCTGAAGCATCATCTGACCACCCATGCCAGGGTGCACACCG GTGAACGGCCGCACGTATGCGTCCACTGTGGCAAAGACTTTGCCCACAAGCACTGTCTGAACAcgcatctgctgctgcactcGACCGAGCGCCCGTACCAGTGTCAGGAGTGCAAGAAGAGCTTCACCCTGAAGCACCATCTGCTCACACACTCGCGGGTACACTCGCGCGAACGGCCGTTCGTGTGCGATCAGTGCGGTCGATCGTTCCCGCTGAAGCGCCATCTGGTGACGCACAGCAAGTTCCACGCGGGCGAGCGCCCGTACGTGTGTGCAGACTGTGGGGAAAGCTTTGCCCAGGACGAACATCTGGTAATGCACTCCCGGTTCCATGGTTCGGTGAATCCGTTCCACTGCCGCGATTGTGGTGCTACGTTCCCGCGCAAGTTCCAGCTGGTGAACCACGGCAAGATACACGGCCGTGTACCGCACTCGTGCACGCTCTGTGGCAAAGAGTTCCTGCAGAAGCGCACCCTAGCGGCACACATGAG AATCCATACCGGCGATCAGCCATTCCCTTGCATTGCTTGCGGCGAAGGGTTCCGCACGAAGTCGGAGCTGAACGCGCACAACCGTCACACGCACAGTGGTGTCAACCCGAACGCGtccaacaccaccatcatcacgacCAACTCGGTTGTGACGTCGAAcgctcagcagcaacaggcaCAGGCAcaggcacagcagcagcaacagcagcaccagcagcagcacatcgaGGTGAAACAGATCCAGCACTATCAgggtcaacagcagcaggtgcAGGATGTGTCGAACGGGAACATCATCACGACGATTGCTGCTACCGGTCAAGGGTCGCCCGAAACATCGGCAAAGCCACAGTACGCTTGCCGCGAGTGTGGCAGCGCGTTCAACAGTCGGGAAGCGTTGGCACTGCATTTGCGTCTGCATACCGGCGACAAGAGTCTCATGACCGATCTGTGCGCACTGACCGCGGCAATACCGGGCCACTTGTTCCCGGCCGTCAATCAAG TACAAATAATTACCTCCTCGGGTCAGGTggtgcagcagctgcaacCTCAAAGCCCTccccagcagcaccagcagcaactgcaacaacaGGCACAGGTGGTGCAACAACATCAGACCCAAACCGTggtacagcagcaacaaacccagcagcaacagcttcagcaccagcagcagcagcaacaacagcagcagcagcaacagcaacaacaacagcaacaccagcaacagcagcaacaaaccgTTGTCGTGGCACAGAACAAACCCAAATCCCACTACTGCACCCACTGCGGCAAGGGATTCGCGGCCAAGCACGGGCTAATGTTGCACAACCGTCGTCACCCGAACGGGGGCTGTACCGTACGGACGCACGTGTGCGAGTGCGGTAAGGCCTTCTTCCAGAAGAACCACCTGATGCTGCACCAGCGTCAGCATCTGGAGCAGAATCAACGCACCGGCGGTGGGGTCGCGGGTGGTGCGGGTGCCGCCGGTCAGGctggtcagcagcagcagcagcaagcgtccgccggtcagcagcagctggttGTG ATTCAAGCCACCAACCAGGAATCGAtggtgcagcaacagcagcagcagcaacaggcaGCCGTTGCCgctcagcaacagcaagcggCGGCTGCAGCCGCTgcccagcaacagcatcagctgcaacaacagcaggcCCAGCAGCAAGCGGTAgcggtacagcagcagcaggctcaGCAGCAGGCACAACAGcaagcacagcagcagcagaaccagAACAATCAGCATGCGATGCGCAATCTGGTGATTGCGAACCAGCCCGTGCAG GTGCAGGTCCTGGAAGGTAACACGACCCAGGTAATCAAGTACGAGATCATTCACGACACGTCACGCCAGTCGAACGTTGAGTGA
- the LOC118505783 gene encoding zinc finger protein 420 isoform X5 translates to MCAAQTNAPTSFNYAWGFQENQRSDSVVEISPNINYTVGDGTGAMPYLQLPDGASILLKDGKGAISHAGSKGVRRMILVNDASAALPQGTQRIITTGGTATAVTTGHAKKHEVITNGQIDTKTKAILTTSGASAFMSPIGPIQLTAEECNDILMKRAAAAVAANNQHAITNNNDGQHTSISVQVQKVIQGLEEGDDSQATTSNHQMKIEPTLSISPKLEAVEMDYNEYVQQEATTPTPNVVPKERPYSCEQCGKSFLLKHHLTTHARVHTVGERPHVCVHCGKDFAHKHCLNTHLLLHSTERPYQCQECKKSFTLKHHLLTHSRVHSRERPFVCDQCGRSFPLKRHLVTHSKFHAGERPYVCADCGESFAQDEHLVMHSRFHGSVNPFHCRDCGATFPRKFQLVNHGKIHGRVPHSCTLCGKEFLQKRTLAAHMRIHTGDQPFPCIACGEGFRTKSELNAHNRHTHSGVNPNASNTTIITTNSVVTSNAQQQQAQAQAQQQQQQHQQQHIEVKQIQHYQGQQQQVQDVSNGNIITTIAATGQGSPETSAKPQYACRECGSAFNSREALALHLRLHTGDKSLMTDLCALTAAIPGHLFPAVNQELKVEYPMVGGGNAVNGDTIMATNPVIQNSSFPVQIITSSGQVVQQLQPQSPPQQHQQQLQQQAQVVQQHQTQTVVQQQQTQQQQLQHQQQQQQQQQQQQQQQQQHQQQQQQTVVVAQNKPKSHYCTHCGKGFAAKHGLMLHNRRHPNGGCTVRTHVCECGKAFFQKNHLMLHQRQHLEQNQRTGGGVAGGAGAAGQAGQQQQQQASAGQQQLVVIQATNQESMVQQQQQQQQAAVAAQQQQAAAAAAAQQQHQLQQQQAQQQAVAVQQQQAQQQAQQQAQQQQNQNNQHAMRNLVIANQPVQVQVLEGNTTQVIKYEIIHDTSRQSNVE, encoded by the exons ATGTGTGCCGCGCAGACAAATGCTCCGACCAGCTTTAATTACGCGTGGGGCTTTCAGGAGAACCAGCGGTCCGACTCGGTGGTGGAGATCAGCCCAAACATTAACTACACTGTCGGCGATGGAACAGGCGCG ATGCCATACTTGCAGCTTCCGGACGGGGCTAGCATTTTGCTGAAGGATGGAAAGGGTGCGATCTCGCACGCCGGCAGCAAAGGCGTCCGTCGCATGATCCTCGTCAACGATGCATCCGCGGCGCTGCCCCAAGGAACGCAACG GATAATTACTACCGGTGGTACTGCGACAGCCGTCACTACCGGCCATGCGAAGAAACACGAAGTTATAA CAAATGGCCAGATTGACACGAAGACGAAGGCGATCCTCACGACGAGCGGGGCCAGTGCGTTCATGTCACCGATCGGACCGATACAGCTGACGGCAGAGGAGTGCAACGATATACTGATGAAGCGGGCGGCCGCTGCAGTTGCTGCCAACAATCAGCATGccatcaccaacaacaacgatGGCCAGCATACCT CGATTTCAGTTCAGGTGCAGAAAGTGATTCAAGGGCTGGAGGAGGGCGACGATTCACAGGCCACCACCTCCAACCACCAGATGAAGATTGAACCGACGCTAAGCATTTCGCCAAAGCTGGAAGCGGTAGAAATGGATTAT AACGAGTACGTCCAGCAGGAAGCAACCACCCCGACACCGAACGTGGTCCCGAAGGAGCGTCCGTACTCGTGCGAACAGTGCGGAAAATCGTTCCTGCTGAAGCATCATCTGACCACCCATGCCAGGGTGCACACCG TAGGTGAACGGCCGCACGTATGCGTCCACTGTGGCAAAGACTTTGCCCACAAGCACTGTCTGAACAcgcatctgctgctgcactcGACCGAGCGCCCGTACCAGTGTCAGGAGTGCAAGAAGAGCTTCACCCTGAAGCACCATCTGCTCACACACTCGCGGGTACACTCGCGCGAACGGCCGTTCGTGTGCGATCAGTGCGGTCGATCGTTCCCGCTGAAGCGCCATCTGGTGACGCACAGCAAGTTCCACGCGGGCGAGCGCCCGTACGTGTGTGCAGACTGTGGGGAAAGCTTTGCCCAGGACGAACATCTGGTAATGCACTCCCGGTTCCATGGTTCGGTGAATCCGTTCCACTGCCGCGATTGTGGTGCTACGTTCCCGCGCAAGTTCCAGCTGGTGAACCACGGCAAGATACACGGCCGTGTACCGCACTCGTGCACGCTCTGTGGCAAAGAGTTCCTGCAGAAGCGCACCCTAGCGGCACACATGAG AATCCATACCGGCGATCAGCCATTCCCTTGCATTGCTTGCGGCGAAGGGTTCCGCACGAAGTCGGAGCTGAACGCGCACAACCGTCACACGCACAGTGGTGTCAACCCGAACGCGtccaacaccaccatcatcacgacCAACTCGGTTGTGACGTCGAAcgctcagcagcaacaggcaCAGGCAcaggcacagcagcagcaacagcagcaccagcagcagcacatcgaGGTGAAACAGATCCAGCACTATCAgggtcaacagcagcaggtgcAGGATGTGTCGAACGGGAACATCATCACGACGATTGCTGCTACCGGTCAAGGGTCGCCCGAAACATCGGCAAAGCCACAGTACGCTTGCCGCGAGTGTGGCAGCGCGTTCAACAGTCGGGAAGCGTTGGCACTGCATTTGCGTCTGCATACCGGCGACAAGAGTCTCATGACCGATCTGTGCGCACTGACCGCGGCAATACCGGGCCACTTGTTCCCGGCCGTCAATCAAG AGCTGAAAGTAGAGTACCCGATGGTTGGCGGTGGCAACGCGGTGAACGGCGATACGATCATGGCGACAAACCCCGTAATACAGAACTCTTCCTTTCCAGTACAAATAATTACCTCCTCGGGTCAGGTggtgcagcagctgcaacCTCAAAGCCCTccccagcagcaccagcagcaactgcaacaacaGGCACAGGTGGTGCAACAACATCAGACCCAAACCGTggtacagcagcaacaaacccagcagcaacagcttcagcaccagcagcagcagcaacaacagcagcagcagcaacagcaacaacaacagcaacaccagcaacagcagcaacaaaccgTTGTCGTGGCACAGAACAAACCCAAATCCCACTACTGCACCCACTGCGGCAAGGGATTCGCGGCCAAGCACGGGCTAATGTTGCACAACCGTCGTCACCCGAACGGGGGCTGTACCGTACGGACGCACGTGTGCGAGTGCGGTAAGGCCTTCTTCCAGAAGAACCACCTGATGCTGCACCAGCGTCAGCATCTGGAGCAGAATCAACGCACCGGCGGTGGGGTCGCGGGTGGTGCGGGTGCCGCCGGTCAGGctggtcagcagcagcagcagcaagcgtccgccggtcagcagcagctggttGTG ATTCAAGCCACCAACCAGGAATCGAtggtgcagcaacagcagcagcagcaacaggcaGCCGTTGCCgctcagcaacagcaagcggCGGCTGCAGCCGCTgcccagcaacagcatcagctgcaacaacagcaggcCCAGCAGCAAGCGGTAgcggtacagcagcagcaggctcaGCAGCAGGCACAACAGcaagcacagcagcagcagaaccagAACAATCAGCATGCGATGCGCAATCTGGTGATTGCGAACCAGCCCGTGCAG GTGCAGGTCCTGGAAGGTAACACGACCCAGGTAATCAAGTACGAGATCATTCACGACACGTCACGCCAGTCGAACGTTGAGTGA
- the LOC118505783 gene encoding zinc finger protein 420 isoform X1 gives MCAAQTNAPTSFNYAWGFQENQRSDSVVEISPNINYTVGDGTGAMPYLQLPDGASILLKDGKGAISHAGSKGVRRMILVNDASAALPQGTQRIITTGGTATAVTTGHAKKHEVITQPNTTTTLANGQIDTKTKAILTTSGASAFMSPIGPIQLTAEECNDILMKRAAAAVAANNQHAITNNNDGQHTSISVQVQKVIQGLEEGDDSQATTSNHQMKIEPTLSISPKLEAVEMDYNEYVQQEATTPTPNVVPKERPYSCEQCGKSFLLKHHLTTHARVHTVGERPHVCVHCGKDFAHKHCLNTHLLLHSTERPYQCQECKKSFTLKHHLLTHSRVHSRERPFVCDQCGRSFPLKRHLVTHSKFHAGERPYVCADCGESFAQDEHLVMHSRFHGSVNPFHCRDCGATFPRKFQLVNHGKIHGRVPHSCTLCGKEFLQKRTLAAHMRIHTGDQPFPCIACGEGFRTKSELNAHNRHTHSGVNPNASNTTIITTNSVVTSNAQQQQAQAQAQQQQQQHQQQHIEVKQIQHYQGQQQQVQDVSNGNIITTIAATGQGSPETSAKPQYACRECGSAFNSREALALHLRLHTGDKSLMTDLCALTAAIPGHLFPAVNQELKVEYPMVGGGNAVNGDTIMATNPVIQNSSFPVQIITSSGQVVQQLQPQSPPQQHQQQLQQQAQVVQQHQTQTVVQQQQTQQQQLQHQQQQQQQQQQQQQQQQQHQQQQQQTVVVAQNKPKSHYCTHCGKGFAAKHGLMLHNRRHPNGGCTVRTHVCECGKAFFQKNHLMLHQRQHLEQNQRTGGGVAGGAGAAGQAGQQQQQQASAGQQQLVVIQATNQESMVQQQQQQQQAAVAAQQQQAAAAAAAQQQHQLQQQQAQQQAVAVQQQQAQQQAQQQAQQQQNQNNQHAMRNLVIANQPVQVQVLEGNTTQVIKYEIIHDTSRQSNVE, from the exons ATGTGTGCCGCGCAGACAAATGCTCCGACCAGCTTTAATTACGCGTGGGGCTTTCAGGAGAACCAGCGGTCCGACTCGGTGGTGGAGATCAGCCCAAACATTAACTACACTGTCGGCGATGGAACAGGCGCG ATGCCATACTTGCAGCTTCCGGACGGGGCTAGCATTTTGCTGAAGGATGGAAAGGGTGCGATCTCGCACGCCGGCAGCAAAGGCGTCCGTCGCATGATCCTCGTCAACGATGCATCCGCGGCGCTGCCCCAAGGAACGCAACG GATAATTACTACCGGTGGTACTGCGACAGCCGTCACTACCGGCCATGCGAAGAAACACGAAGTTATAA CTCAACCGAATACTACTACCACTCTAGCAAATGGCCAGATTGACACGAAGACGAAGGCGATCCTCACGACGAGCGGGGCCAGTGCGTTCATGTCACCGATCGGACCGATACAGCTGACGGCAGAGGAGTGCAACGATATACTGATGAAGCGGGCGGCCGCTGCAGTTGCTGCCAACAATCAGCATGccatcaccaacaacaacgatGGCCAGCATACCT CGATTTCAGTTCAGGTGCAGAAAGTGATTCAAGGGCTGGAGGAGGGCGACGATTCACAGGCCACCACCTCCAACCACCAGATGAAGATTGAACCGACGCTAAGCATTTCGCCAAAGCTGGAAGCGGTAGAAATGGATTAT AACGAGTACGTCCAGCAGGAAGCAACCACCCCGACACCGAACGTGGTCCCGAAGGAGCGTCCGTACTCGTGCGAACAGTGCGGAAAATCGTTCCTGCTGAAGCATCATCTGACCACCCATGCCAGGGTGCACACCG TAGGTGAACGGCCGCACGTATGCGTCCACTGTGGCAAAGACTTTGCCCACAAGCACTGTCTGAACAcgcatctgctgctgcactcGACCGAGCGCCCGTACCAGTGTCAGGAGTGCAAGAAGAGCTTCACCCTGAAGCACCATCTGCTCACACACTCGCGGGTACACTCGCGCGAACGGCCGTTCGTGTGCGATCAGTGCGGTCGATCGTTCCCGCTGAAGCGCCATCTGGTGACGCACAGCAAGTTCCACGCGGGCGAGCGCCCGTACGTGTGTGCAGACTGTGGGGAAAGCTTTGCCCAGGACGAACATCTGGTAATGCACTCCCGGTTCCATGGTTCGGTGAATCCGTTCCACTGCCGCGATTGTGGTGCTACGTTCCCGCGCAAGTTCCAGCTGGTGAACCACGGCAAGATACACGGCCGTGTACCGCACTCGTGCACGCTCTGTGGCAAAGAGTTCCTGCAGAAGCGCACCCTAGCGGCACACATGAG AATCCATACCGGCGATCAGCCATTCCCTTGCATTGCTTGCGGCGAAGGGTTCCGCACGAAGTCGGAGCTGAACGCGCACAACCGTCACACGCACAGTGGTGTCAACCCGAACGCGtccaacaccaccatcatcacgacCAACTCGGTTGTGACGTCGAAcgctcagcagcaacaggcaCAGGCAcaggcacagcagcagcaacagcagcaccagcagcagcacatcgaGGTGAAACAGATCCAGCACTATCAgggtcaacagcagcaggtgcAGGATGTGTCGAACGGGAACATCATCACGACGATTGCTGCTACCGGTCAAGGGTCGCCCGAAACATCGGCAAAGCCACAGTACGCTTGCCGCGAGTGTGGCAGCGCGTTCAACAGTCGGGAAGCGTTGGCACTGCATTTGCGTCTGCATACCGGCGACAAGAGTCTCATGACCGATCTGTGCGCACTGACCGCGGCAATACCGGGCCACTTGTTCCCGGCCGTCAATCAAG AGCTGAAAGTAGAGTACCCGATGGTTGGCGGTGGCAACGCGGTGAACGGCGATACGATCATGGCGACAAACCCCGTAATACAGAACTCTTCCTTTCCAGTACAAATAATTACCTCCTCGGGTCAGGTggtgcagcagctgcaacCTCAAAGCCCTccccagcagcaccagcagcaactgcaacaacaGGCACAGGTGGTGCAACAACATCAGACCCAAACCGTggtacagcagcaacaaacccagcagcaacagcttcagcaccagcagcagcagcaacaacagcagcagcagcaacagcaacaacaacagcaacaccagcaacagcagcaacaaaccgTTGTCGTGGCACAGAACAAACCCAAATCCCACTACTGCACCCACTGCGGCAAGGGATTCGCGGCCAAGCACGGGCTAATGTTGCACAACCGTCGTCACCCGAACGGGGGCTGTACCGTACGGACGCACGTGTGCGAGTGCGGTAAGGCCTTCTTCCAGAAGAACCACCTGATGCTGCACCAGCGTCAGCATCTGGAGCAGAATCAACGCACCGGCGGTGGGGTCGCGGGTGGTGCGGGTGCCGCCGGTCAGGctggtcagcagcagcagcagcaagcgtccgccggtcagcagcagctggttGTG ATTCAAGCCACCAACCAGGAATCGAtggtgcagcaacagcagcagcagcaacaggcaGCCGTTGCCgctcagcaacagcaagcggCGGCTGCAGCCGCTgcccagcaacagcatcagctgcaacaacagcaggcCCAGCAGCAAGCGGTAgcggtacagcagcagcaggctcaGCAGCAGGCACAACAGcaagcacagcagcagcagaaccagAACAATCAGCATGCGATGCGCAATCTGGTGATTGCGAACCAGCCCGTGCAG GTGCAGGTCCTGGAAGGTAACACGACCCAGGTAATCAAGTACGAGATCATTCACGACACGTCACGCCAGTCGAACGTTGAGTGA
- the LOC118505783 gene encoding zinc finger protein 189 isoform X7: MCAAQTNAPTSFNYAWGFQENQRSDSVVEISPNINYTVGDGTGAMPYLQLPDGASILLKDGKGAISHAGSKGVRRMILVNDASAALPQGTQRIITTGGTATAVTTGHAKKHEVITQPNTTTTLANGQIDTKTKAILTTSGASAFMSPIGPIQLTAEECNDILMKRAAAAVAANNQHAITNNNDGQHTSISVQVQKVIQGLEEGDDSQATTSNHQMKIEPTLSISPKLEAVEMDYNEYVQQEATTPTPNVVPKERPYSCEQCGKSFLLKHHLTTHARVHTVGERPHVCVHCGKDFAHKHCLNTHLLLHSTERPYQCQECKKSFTLKHHLLTHSRVHSRERPFVCDQCGRSFPLKRHLVTHSKFHAGERPYVCADCGESFAQDEHLVMHSRFHGSVNPFHCRDCGATFPRKFQLVNHGKIHGRVPHSCTLCGKEFLQKRTLAAHMRIHTGDQPFPCIACGEGFRTKSELNAHNRHTHSGVNPNASNTTIITTNSVVTSNAQQQQAQAQAQQQQQQHQQQHIEVKQIQHYQGQQQQVQDVSNGNIITTIAATGQGSPETSAKPQYACRECGSAFNSREALALHLRLHTGDKSLMTDLCALTAAIPGHLFPAVNQVQIITSSGQVVQQLQPQSPPQQHQQQLQQQAQVVQQHQTQTVVQQQQTQQQQLQHQQQQQQQQQQQQQQQQQHQQQQQQTVVVAQNKPKSHYCTHCGKGFAAKHGLMLHNRRHPNGGCTVRTHVCECGKAFFQKNHLMLHQRQHLEQNQRTGGGVAGGAGAAGQAGQQQQQQASAGQQQLVVIQATNQESMVQQQQQQQQAAVAAQQQQAAAAAAAQQQHQLQQQQAQQQAVAVQQQQAQQQAQQQAQQQQNQNNQHAMRNLVIANQPVQVQVLEGNTTQVIKYEIIHDTSRQSNVE, translated from the exons ATGTGTGCCGCGCAGACAAATGCTCCGACCAGCTTTAATTACGCGTGGGGCTTTCAGGAGAACCAGCGGTCCGACTCGGTGGTGGAGATCAGCCCAAACATTAACTACACTGTCGGCGATGGAACAGGCGCG ATGCCATACTTGCAGCTTCCGGACGGGGCTAGCATTTTGCTGAAGGATGGAAAGGGTGCGATCTCGCACGCCGGCAGCAAAGGCGTCCGTCGCATGATCCTCGTCAACGATGCATCCGCGGCGCTGCCCCAAGGAACGCAACG GATAATTACTACCGGTGGTACTGCGACAGCCGTCACTACCGGCCATGCGAAGAAACACGAAGTTATAA CTCAACCGAATACTACTACCACTCTAGCAAATGGCCAGATTGACACGAAGACGAAGGCGATCCTCACGACGAGCGGGGCCAGTGCGTTCATGTCACCGATCGGACCGATACAGCTGACGGCAGAGGAGTGCAACGATATACTGATGAAGCGGGCGGCCGCTGCAGTTGCTGCCAACAATCAGCATGccatcaccaacaacaacgatGGCCAGCATACCT CGATTTCAGTTCAGGTGCAGAAAGTGATTCAAGGGCTGGAGGAGGGCGACGATTCACAGGCCACCACCTCCAACCACCAGATGAAGATTGAACCGACGCTAAGCATTTCGCCAAAGCTGGAAGCGGTAGAAATGGATTAT AACGAGTACGTCCAGCAGGAAGCAACCACCCCGACACCGAACGTGGTCCCGAAGGAGCGTCCGTACTCGTGCGAACAGTGCGGAAAATCGTTCCTGCTGAAGCATCATCTGACCACCCATGCCAGGGTGCACACCG TAGGTGAACGGCCGCACGTATGCGTCCACTGTGGCAAAGACTTTGCCCACAAGCACTGTCTGAACAcgcatctgctgctgcactcGACCGAGCGCCCGTACCAGTGTCAGGAGTGCAAGAAGAGCTTCACCCTGAAGCACCATCTGCTCACACACTCGCGGGTACACTCGCGCGAACGGCCGTTCGTGTGCGATCAGTGCGGTCGATCGTTCCCGCTGAAGCGCCATCTGGTGACGCACAGCAAGTTCCACGCGGGCGAGCGCCCGTACGTGTGTGCAGACTGTGGGGAAAGCTTTGCCCAGGACGAACATCTGGTAATGCACTCCCGGTTCCATGGTTCGGTGAATCCGTTCCACTGCCGCGATTGTGGTGCTACGTTCCCGCGCAAGTTCCAGCTGGTGAACCACGGCAAGATACACGGCCGTGTACCGCACTCGTGCACGCTCTGTGGCAAAGAGTTCCTGCAGAAGCGCACCCTAGCGGCACACATGAG AATCCATACCGGCGATCAGCCATTCCCTTGCATTGCTTGCGGCGAAGGGTTCCGCACGAAGTCGGAGCTGAACGCGCACAACCGTCACACGCACAGTGGTGTCAACCCGAACGCGtccaacaccaccatcatcacgacCAACTCGGTTGTGACGTCGAAcgctcagcagcaacaggcaCAGGCAcaggcacagcagcagcaacagcagcaccagcagcagcacatcgaGGTGAAACAGATCCAGCACTATCAgggtcaacagcagcaggtgcAGGATGTGTCGAACGGGAACATCATCACGACGATTGCTGCTACCGGTCAAGGGTCGCCCGAAACATCGGCAAAGCCACAGTACGCTTGCCGCGAGTGTGGCAGCGCGTTCAACAGTCGGGAAGCGTTGGCACTGCATTTGCGTCTGCATACCGGCGACAAGAGTCTCATGACCGATCTGTGCGCACTGACCGCGGCAATACCGGGCCACTTGTTCCCGGCCGTCAATCAAG TACAAATAATTACCTCCTCGGGTCAGGTggtgcagcagctgcaacCTCAAAGCCCTccccagcagcaccagcagcaactgcaacaacaGGCACAGGTGGTGCAACAACATCAGACCCAAACCGTggtacagcagcaacaaacccagcagcaacagcttcagcaccagcagcagcagcaacaacagcagcagcagcaacagcaacaacaacagcaacaccagcaacagcagcaacaaaccgTTGTCGTGGCACAGAACAAACCCAAATCCCACTACTGCACCCACTGCGGCAAGGGATTCGCGGCCAAGCACGGGCTAATGTTGCACAACCGTCGTCACCCGAACGGGGGCTGTACCGTACGGACGCACGTGTGCGAGTGCGGTAAGGCCTTCTTCCAGAAGAACCACCTGATGCTGCACCAGCGTCAGCATCTGGAGCAGAATCAACGCACCGGCGGTGGGGTCGCGGGTGGTGCGGGTGCCGCCGGTCAGGctggtcagcagcagcagcagcaagcgtccgccggtcagcagcagctggttGTG ATTCAAGCCACCAACCAGGAATCGAtggtgcagcaacagcagcagcagcaacaggcaGCCGTTGCCgctcagcaacagcaagcggCGGCTGCAGCCGCTgcccagcaacagcatcagctgcaacaacagcaggcCCAGCAGCAAGCGGTAgcggtacagcagcagcaggctcaGCAGCAGGCACAACAGcaagcacagcagcagcagaaccagAACAATCAGCATGCGATGCGCAATCTGGTGATTGCGAACCAGCCCGTGCAG GTGCAGGTCCTGGAAGGTAACACGACCCAGGTAATCAAGTACGAGATCATTCACGACACGTCACGCCAGTCGAACGTTGAGTGA